In the genome of Mesosutterella faecium, the window AGGGATCCAGTCGCAGACGACGGCGCTTCCGGGCCTCGCCGCGAAGCAGCAGTCGACGGAGCGCTCCATCAGCCACTTCCCCAGCTCTTTGTTGGTTCCTTCGCGAAGCCTGATCCGGACGGCCGGGTAAAGGCTGCTGAAGCCCTGCAGCACCTGGGGGAGGACGGCGGCGGAAACGCTGAAATAGCTTCCGATCGTGAGGCTGCCCCGGACAAGGCCGTTGATCTCATCGCAGGCTTCCTCGGCATTTCTCTGCGCCCTGATGATGTTTCTGAAAAGAGGAGTGAGCTCTTTGCCGTTTTCCGTGGGCTGCACGCCGTGGGGCGTCCGGTAGAGGAGGCTGAACCCCAGCTCTTTTTCGAGCGATCGGATAAGTTTGGTCACGCCGGGCTGGGAGCAGCCGAGGCTCGCCGCAGCCGCCGTGATGCTGCCGCGGTCGACCGCGGCGAGAAAAGCTTCGCACTGGCTGGTGGAAGGCATGTCTTATCCCATAACTATACGTTATGGTTTATATGATAGTTTGTTCTTTGATTTATGAGAAGGATGCACCTATAGTTGTCTGCAGCTAAAGAAAAGAATTACGGGAGACTCATCCATGAACAAGCTTTCCTTTGCGTCTGACTATATGGCCGGGGCCCATCCCGCCGTCATGGCGCGCCTCAATGAAACCAACCTTTGGAACACCGCGGGCTACGGCTGCGACGAGTTCAGCGAGTCGGCGAGGAGGAAAATCCGCGAGGCTGCGAAGTGCCCGAAGGCGGCCGTTTACTTCCTTGTCGGCGGAACGCAGACCAACGCGACGGTGATCGACGCGCACCTGCCGTCCTATCAGGGCGTGATATCGGCCGACAGCGGACACGTCAGCGTGCATGAGGCCGGTGCGATCGAATTCACCCGCCATAAGGTGCTGCCGCTGCCGCAGAGGAACGGGAAGATTTCCGCCGCTCAGATCGACGCCTACTGCAGGTGCTTCTATGAGGACGGGAACCATGACCACATGGTCATGCCGGGCCTGGTTTATCTCTCGCAGCCCACAGAGTACGGGACGCTTTATTCGCTCAAGGAGCTCGAAGAGATCCGCGAGGCCTGCAGCCGCTGGCGCCTGAAGCTCTATGTCGACGGAGCGAGACTCGCCTACGGCCTGGCCTCTCCCGAAAACGATGTCGCCATTTCAGACCTCGCAAGGCTGTGCGACGCCTTTTACATCGGCGGGACGAAGTGCGGCGCGCTGCTCGGAGAGGCTGTCGTGTTTCCGGAACCCGACGCCGCGCCCGGATTTTTCACGCTGATGAAGCAGCACGGGGCGCTTCTGGCCAAGGGGCGGCTCATCGGAATCCAGTTCGACGTGCTTTAGACCGACGGGCTTTATGTGAAAATCGCGCAGAACGCGCTGTCGGCGGCCGATGAGCTTCGAAAGATTTTCCGGCAGAAAGGCTGGGAGCCGGAATTCGGGTCTCCGACCAACCAGGTCTTCATTGTGCTGCCTGACGAGACCATCAAACGCCTGTCGGAGCAGGTCGAATTCAGCTTCTGGGAGAAGAGTGGGAAAGACCGCTCGCTCGTCCGCTTTGCAACCAGCTGGTCGACCACGGCCGAAGACATTGAGAGGCTGAAGGCCATTCTCAATGCATTTTGACTGAGGGGCGGCTTAAAAAAAGATTGCTATAAGATTTTGAAATAAAAAAATTTTAAAGAGAGCGGCCTGGGTGGACCCAGGCCGCTCTGCTCTCGGGAGAAAAGCCGGCGGCCGCCCGTTCACTTCGCCCGGCCTCTCTTCATCGCTTTGGGCAAAAGCTCCGGCCCGGTTCGTCAGCGCCGAACGCACGTACAAAAAGAGGGCCCGGGAGGCGCTGCCCAGAGCGCCTTCCATCATTGCGGTCTTCCCCTCGGGCTGCAGAAATGAAGCCGACCTCCCGCCGCTGAAAACTCAGAAACACTCAAACGGATCCTGAAATCGCAGAGCCTTTCCCGATACGGCGCAGGCCCACAGTTGAGGCGCGCTCATCGCCCTGCCGCCGGACCGGGCGGCGGCTCCCGCGGCCTTCGGTTCATGAATCGCCGCGGGCAAAGGCCGGTGAACCCGCGGTTTTGCTGCGGCCGCGAAGCAGGCTGACCGGCGCTCCCTTCCGACTGACCAAACTTTCCTCTCACAGCGAAATCCAAAAGGGCTCGCACCGGGAGCGGCTCGCCATTGCGGTCATATAGAGGAGCTTCAGGCTGCAAAGCGGCTCCCCAGGGGATTTGCTTCTCTGCCGGATGACCCGGTGCTTCGGAAGCTCGCTTACGAGTGCACGGATCCCGCGTTCTACGGCTTGAAAAATTCCGACTGGGCCCAAAGGTGCGGGATGCGCGAAAGGTCGCTTTTGAGGCAGGTTCTCCAAGAGACGGGCTGCAGCTTCAAGGTATGGAGGCAGCATATCCGGTTCCTCCCGACGCTTACTTATCTTTCCGAGGGGCGCAGCGGTGAAGAGGTCGCGTCGCTGGGCGGGTACAAAACGACGCCCGCCTTCATTTCCGTCTTTGACCAGATTTTCGGCGAGACGCCGGGCAGATTCCGCGAGTCGCTTGAGTCCCGAAATGATGAGTAAAGCGGACGTGCATAACTCTGCTTGTATTCCGACGGGAAACTGCTGAAGAAGCCCTGAATCCGGGCATTTTCGTGACATTCGAGCCGGAATATCACCGCTCTTTAGTCAACATAAGATTAGTTATGTTGAATTTCGCGGCGGTGGAGCCCTTCTTTTCAGAGGCGCTTTTAAAGTCTTTGAGTGATGATCCTCTCAAGGCCGGAAGTTTTGAAGCGTTTTATTTTGATGCTAAGCCTCATTCATATTTAAACTTACGTTTTAAATTTGCATTAATTCTATCTTTTTTCATTTTCAGCTGTAATTCTTCCGCCTGAAGCTTTCAGTGAGGAGGATGTTTTTATAGAAATTACTCGTGCAAAGCACGAGTAAACTGTCGGCTTTGTGTCCTTTGATTCTTTGTCTTTAAGCCGGGATTTCACTGCATTCTCAAATTCGGCCCCTGGGCACCTCGGATTTTTTTAGTTTGGTCTTGTGTTTTTCAGGCAAAAGTTCTCTTCAGAATAAAATGTAAAAATAAGATAGAATTTTAAAAATGAATAAATGTGGCTGTTCTGTTTTCCCTCATTCTTGCTAAGACTTGGTTTCGCAATTTAAATCAGTGATTCAAAGGAATGAAATTTCAAATGAAAGAATCAGTTTAAATAAACACCATAACATATTATTTATATTAAATATTTATTTAAATAATTTTTCCATGTTCTTTTTTCCCGGCGCTTTTGCCGCAGGCCCTGGCTGACAATTGGTGACAGTTTCAAGTGCGCCCCGCTCTTCCCTTTTCAAGTTTCAACGGCTTACAATCCACTGAATCTTTTGGTTCTGACCGCCTGCGTGCGGCTCTTTAAGGACGAACAATGAAAGTAAAGACTTTTGCCGCTGCGGCTGCCGCTGTTCTGGCCGCGGCTTCTGCTCAGGCTGCTGTCAAGGATTTTTCGGTCAATGGCGTTGCGGTGACGGCCGCTCAGCAGGAAGCCATTCTCCAGCGGCTCGTGCAGCAGGGGGCAAAACGCGATGCGAGGCTCGAGGAAACCGTGAAGCGCGATCTCGTGACGCAGATCGCTCTGCAGCAGGCTGCGATTAAATCCGGCGTGGACAAGGATCAGCAGGTTCAGGCTGCGATCAACAACGCCCGCACCAACATCATTACAGAGGCTTTCATCAACAAGCATCTGCAGGCCAATCCCCCCACTGAGGCCGATGCTCGGAAGCTCTACGACCACGACAAGGCCGCCTACGGCCCGACGGAATACCACCTTCGTCATTTCACGACGCGTACCCAGGCTGAAGCCCAGAAGGCTCTTGACCGCGTCAAGACCGGCGAGGCTTTTGACAAGGTGGCCTCTGAAGTCACCCTGGATCAGGGCTCCAAGGCCCGCGGCGGCGACATCGGCTGGCATTCTCCCGTCACCGTGTTTCCTTCCGTCGGCAGCCAGATTGCCTCGGTCAAGGCCGGCAAGACTGTGAGCGCGCCAATCGCGATTCCCGGCGGCTTTGATGTCTTCCAGGTCCTTGCGACCCGCCCTGCCCAGTTCCCTGAATTCGACAAGGTGAAGAATCAGTACATGCGCACGGCCGCCCGCATGAAGGCCAATGAGTACATTAAGAGCATCGCGGACAAGGCTGTCGTGAAGTAACCGCCTGCTTTTAATAAAGTCAGCGATACGCCGCTGACCCGTGCCGTCCCCGGACAGTGTCAGAACTTCCGGGGACAGTTTTGTTTTTGGGCACAGCCCCGGCGTTTATTTCAGGCTTCAAAGAGTTAGAATCCTCACTCCTTTGAGCTACTTTGATTTGTAAAGGGTCTGTGATGAATTTCAACCTGCTTGTGCCAGCGATCATCGCTGTTGCGGCTGCCTGCGGAACCGCCAGCGCCGCGGTCAAGGATTTCACTGTGAACGGCGTCCGTGTAACGGCAGCCGAACAGGAACAGCTGATTAAAAACGCGGTTGCCCATGGCCAGAAGCGCAGCCCACAGCTTGAGGATGCGGTCAAGCGCAATCTGATCGCCCGCCGGGTTCTCAGCTCCGAAGCCAAAAAGACCGGTGTCGACAAACAGCCCCAGGTCACAGCAGCGCTTGAAAGCGCCCGGGAACAGATTCTGTCTGACGCCTACATCGCGTCCTACCTGAAGAAAAATCCGGTCACCAACGAAGAAATCAAGGCGGCCTACGATCAGCAGAAGTCTCATTACGGCTCGACCGAGTACCGGCTCAACCACATCGCGGTCAAGACCCAGGACGATGCGAACAAGGCGGCCGGGCGCATCAGCAAGGGCGAGGCCTTCTCCAAGGTGGCCCGCTCGGTTTCCCTTGATCCCACCGTCTCGAGAAACGGCGGCGACATGGGATGGATCAATTCAGGCAGCCTTCCGCCCCAGATGGTTGAAAAGCTGAGCCAGATCAAGGGCAGCCAGACCCTGGTCGTCACGGGGCCTGCGGGCTTCGAGGTGATTCAGAACAAGGGCACCCGAAAGGCCAAGCCCTTCCCCAGCCTGGATAAGGCAAAGCCCGAAATCCGCTCTGCGCTGGAAGGCCAGAAGGCCAGCCGCCACATTGCGGACCTCGTGAAGAAAGCCGAAATCAAATAACTCAGATTCCGCGCTTTATCCGAAACCCCGCGTCTTTCTCAGAGGCGGGGTTTTGTTTTATCTCTTTAAAAAGTCACGCGCATCTGGTGCCATTTGAAGCCGCCGTGGGACGACTCCGACAGCCCTTCGTCCTTGAAGCCGAACTTGGCGTAGTAAGGCACTCGGAAGTCGCGGCAGGTGAGGACAACGCCCTTCCGCCCTTCTTTCTTCGCGTCCTCAATGCAGCGGCGGATCAGTGTGCCCGCATAGCCGTGCCTGCGGTATTCCGGACGGGTCGCGACTCCGAAAATCATCTGCCAGGCGCCTTTGGGATTGTGCAGGCCCGCATCGTGATACATCCGGTCCTCAAGGTCCGGGGTGTCCGTGACCATGCCGTCGACGAAACTCACCAGGACGCCCCCTTCAAACAGCAGCCAGAAGTGGTCAGCGTAGTGCCTGAGCCTTTCTTCAAATTCCTGCCTGCTCGCAGCCTCCGAAGGCAGAAAGCAGGCCGATTCCGTATCGGCGATAATGGCAGCGTCCTCAACCGAAGCCTTGCGAATTAACATCAGAATTTCTATCCGCGAATTTCAGAAACGACTGGGGAGAATATCACAGGTGCGCTGAAATCAGCGCGGAGCTGCAGAACATGGATCAGTCATTGATGGCCCGCTACTGGACGGAAGACTCCGACAACTACGAGAAAGTGGTCCGCGCTGAGCTGGAGGGGTGGCAGAGCCTCGCCTGGAAGAGGCTTTTGTCTGAACTTCTGCCGGCGTCCGCCCGCACAGCCCTGGACTTCGGCTGCGGGCCGGGGTTCTTTTCTCTTCTTCTGAGCGAGCTGGGGCTTGAGGTGACCGGGATCGACTGCTCCGCCGGTATGCTTGAAAAAGCCCGGAGGCTCTTCCGGGGACAAAAGCGCCCTGCTGCGTTCATCCAGACAGACATAGAAGCGGCTTCCTTTCCGGACTCGGCTTTTGATGTCATCGTGAGCCGCAATGTGACCTGGACGCTTTCAAGGCCCGAATTGGTTTACAGGAAATGCCTGGAATTTCTGAAGCCCGGCGGCAGGCTTCTGGTCTTCGACGCCAACTGGAATCTCCCGCTCTTCGATCCGACACTCGCCGCATGGTGCAAGGCGAGGGAAGAAGCCTGCGTGCGGCAGTACGGGAGCACCTTTGACGGAGGGCCGCTCACCCTATCGCTCGACCTCAGATCCCTTCCTCTTTCCTCCAAAGTCCGGCCGGCCTGGGATCTGGACACGCTGCCGCGCCTCGGGTTCGCCCGGGTCCGCGCGCTGCCCGGCCTCATCGACCGGCTGTGGTCGGATAAAGAAAAGCTGCTCTACGGCGAAACGCCGCTCTTCGGAGTCATCGCGGAAAAGCCCGCTGATTGAACGCTCCCCTGCGGCTGGAAAAAAGTGGCCGTTTCCAAGCGGCCGCCAGATCCGGCCGCTTACCGGGTCTGGGAGTATCCAACTTTCTCGATGATCACCCCAATGACCGGGTCAATGCGGCCTTCGGCAATGAGCTCCGAGATGACGGTCTTTAAAACTGCGCCTCCCGTCATGCCTTCGGTCGCAGCCAGCTCCGCAACCTCCCGCCGGAGCGCGTCCAGTTTCAAAAGGAGAACCGGGTCGGTGATTTCCGCCGGAGGGTTCGCGCCGGGCTCCGGAGGCACTTCCTCATATTGTCCGGGCTTGTGTGCAGCCGGGGCTGCCGGTGCCGGCGGCGGGCCTTTGACAAAGTTGTGGAAGTCGACGACGCCGCAGAATTCGGGAATGGGCTGCATGTCCATGTCGATCAATTCAGCCAGAGCCGGATTCGGAGCCTGGGAATCCCAGTAAAAAAGACGCATGTCTTCGTATTTTCCGAGAAGCTCTTCGGCAGCAAGCCAGGCGCTGTCCTTTTCACTGTCGGCGTTGACGAGCAGCGCGCAGTCGCCGAGAGCCATGGCGGTCCGCTCGATGTCCTGCTCCGATATGTCCTCATCCGGCGTTTCCGGCGGATAGGGAGAGACGATGGCGAGCCGCCCGGAATCGAGCAGTTTTTTCCAGGACGGGTTCGAGTCGTAGTTGTCGAGAGCCTTCGCCGGCACCTGGCAGGCGAGCCCCCTGTTCTTCAGGGCGCTTCTCATGGCAGCCG includes:
- a CDS encoding threonine aldolase family protein, giving the protein MNKLSFASDYMAGAHPAVMARLNETNLWNTAGYGCDEFSESARRKIREAAKCPKAAVYFLVGGTQTNATVIDAHLPSYQGVISADSGHVSVHEAGAIEFTRHKVLPLPQRNGKISAAQIDAYCRCFYEDGNHDHMVMPGLVYLSQPTEYGTLYSLKELEEIREACSRWRLKLYVDGARLAYGLASPENDVAISDLARLCDAFYIGGTKCGALLGEAVVFPEPDAAPGFFTLMKQHGALLAKGRLIGIQFDVL
- a CDS encoding GNAT family N-acetyltransferase, which encodes MLIRKASVEDAAIIADTESACFLPSEAASRQEFEERLRHYADHFWLLFEGGVLVSFVDGMVTDTPDLEDRMYHDAGLHNPKGAWQMIFGVATRPEYRRHGYAGTLIRRCIEDAKKEGRKGVVLTCRDFRVPYYAKFGFKDEGLSESSHGGFKWHQMRVTF
- a CDS encoding class I SAM-dependent methyltransferase, producing the protein MDQSLMARYWTEDSDNYEKVVRAELEGWQSLAWKRLLSELLPASARTALDFGCGPGFFSLLLSELGLEVTGIDCSAGMLEKARRLFRGQKRPAAFIQTDIEAASFPDSAFDVIVSRNVTWTLSRPELVYRKCLEFLKPGGRLLVFDANWNLPLFDPTLAAWCKAREEACVRQYGSTFDGGPLTLSLDLRSLPLSSKVRPAWDLDTLPRLGFARVRALPGLIDRLWSDKEKLLYGETPLFGVIAEKPAD
- a CDS encoding LysR family transcriptional regulator, coding for MPSTSQCEAFLAAVDRGSITAAAASLGCSQPGVTKLIRSLEKELGFSLLYRTPHGVQPTENGKELTPLFRNIIRAQRNAEEACDEINGLVRGSLTIGSYFSVSAAVLPQVLQGFSSLYPAVRIRLREGTNKELGKWLMERSVDCCFAARPGSAVVCDWIPVLRDELCAWLPAGHPLAGRKTFPLQALERAPFIITRPNEDTDIDRLLERHHIRPDIRFSTTDAYSTYRMVEAGLGISFNQSLINARWRGGVAVLPFDPPQCVELGLSLPELSNASPVTRKFISYTRRFVKEHSSEFSAAAG
- a CDS encoding helix-turn-helix domain-containing protein, translated to MLRKLAYECTDPAFYGLKNSDWAQRCGMRERSLLRQVLQETGCSFKVWRQHIRFLPTLTYLSEGRSGEEVASLGGYKTTPAFISVFDQIFGETPGRFRESLESRNDE
- a CDS encoding peptidyl-prolyl cis-trans isomerase; this encodes MKVKTFAAAAAAVLAAASAQAAVKDFSVNGVAVTAAQQEAILQRLVQQGAKRDARLEETVKRDLVTQIALQQAAIKSGVDKDQQVQAAINNARTNIITEAFINKHLQANPPTEADARKLYDHDKAAYGPTEYHLRHFTTRTQAEAQKALDRVKTGEAFDKVASEVTLDQGSKARGGDIGWHSPVTVFPSVGSQIASVKAGKTVSAPIAIPGGFDVFQVLATRPAQFPEFDKVKNQYMRTAARMKANEYIKSIADKAVVK
- a CDS encoding DNA-processing protein DprA; this translates as MSSLNGSLTPNSQAILALTAAFPDDRGSPSGEEPLSAEEYGLLAGRLQVMEASPADFLGRRAAQLFRDCSDLFSEERLKALSKRASGVEAALRVWSSKGIWVLTRSDKAYPRLLKAHLREDAPPAIWGGGSIDIVRGGGFAVAGKASRDPSGEKQGLKHGELAACSDITVISAGKVGAEAAAMRSALKNRGLACQVPAKALDNYDSNPSWKKLLDSGRLAIVSPYPPETPDEDISEQDIERTAMALGDCALLVNADSEKDSAWLAAEELLGKYEDMRLFYWDSQAPNPALAELIDMDMQPIPEFCGVVDFHNFVKGPPPAPAAPAAHKPGQYEEVPPEPGANPPAEITDPVLLLKLDALRREVAELAATEGMTGGAVLKTVISELIAEGRIDPVIGVIIEKVGYSQTR
- a CDS encoding peptidylprolyl isomerase, whose protein sequence is MNFNLLVPAIIAVAAACGTASAAVKDFTVNGVRVTAAEQEQLIKNAVAHGQKRSPQLEDAVKRNLIARRVLSSEAKKTGVDKQPQVTAALESAREQILSDAYIASYLKKNPVTNEEIKAAYDQQKSHYGSTEYRLNHIAVKTQDDANKAAGRISKGEAFSKVARSVSLDPTVSRNGGDMGWINSGSLPPQMVEKLSQIKGSQTLVVTGPAGFEVIQNKGTRKAKPFPSLDKAKPEIRSALEGQKASRHIADLVKKAEIK